CCGGCTATTACCCTGGAAAATATCCTGGGCTGCATCATGTTCCCCTTTGCCTGGCTCATGGGTTTGGAGAGCGGGGAGGCTTTCCAGCTGGCACAGTACATGGGAACGAAGCTCGTGACCAACGAATTCGTCGTTATGCTGAGCGTTCAGGATACGCTCGCAACCTTCAGCCGTCATATGCAGGGCGTGCTCACGGTGTTCGTCACTTCCTTTGCGAACTTTGCAACGCTCGGTATGATTATCGGCTGCTTCAAGAGCATGGTGGATGATGACAAGAATGAACTCATCTCCCGCAACGTAGCCTATATGCTGCTGTCTGGTATTCTTGTATCCCTGCTGTCCGCAGGTATTGCCGGTCTCTTTATCTGGTAAATTATTCAAGCCTTCCATTTTGGAGGGCTTTTTCTTATGGCAAAAAACGCCCGATAGCGTTATAATGAGATATATTTGCTTTCAATGATGACGAGGTGGACGAATGATTAAACTTATCATGTCGGATATGGATGGTACTTTGCTGGACGAAAACGGCCAACTGCCGAAGGGATTTGATGATATCATCCGCCAGTTGCGGGAAAAAGGTGTGCTCTTTGCGCCCTGCTCCGGGCGGCAGTATTATTCCCTGCTGGAAACCTTCAAGGGGTATGAGGATGAGTTCCTCTTCTTTGCGGAGAATGGCACTATGGTGCGCTACCATGACCGGGAAGTTTGCTCAAGTGTCATGCGGCGGAGCCTGGGGATGAAGGCTTTGCAGGCGACCCAGACTATTCCGGGCGTTTACGAAGTGTTCTGCGGCAAGAAGGATGCTTATGTGCTGAGCAGTCAGATGAATGATACGCTGGCCGACGAACTGCACAAATACTATACCCGCACCCAGGTGGTGGATAGCTTCGAGGAAATCGATGATGAGATGATTAAGGCTTCGTTCTATGATGAGCAGGGCCGGGCCGGGGAACGGATTTATCCCTATCTGAAAAAATTCCGCGGTCCGTTCCAGGTGGCGACCTCCAGCGATTACTGGGTGGATATGATGCGCTTTGACATCAACAAGGGCATTGCCATTCAGCACGTGCAGAAGAAACTGCATATTAGCCCTATGGAATGTGCGGCCTTTGGCGATTACATGAACGATGCAGAGATGATGAGCTCGGTTTACTATAGCTTTGCTATGGACAACGCCCATCCAAAAATCAAGGAGCTGGCACGGTTCAGCACGGCCAGCAATGTAGAGCACGGCGTTTTGCAGGGAATCCAGAAATTGATTGACGACGGACTGTGCGGCTAAGGGGGAGTAGTTATGCGGGCAGATTATCATATGCATTTTGAAAAGGGCTCCTATGATGAGGAATGGGTGGAAGGCTTCTTCCATCAGGCAGAGCTGCTGGGCCTCGAAGAAATCGGCATTTCCGAGCATTCCCATACCTTTCCGGAGTTTGAGAGCCTTTACTATGATGATTTGATTCTGGATGACAGCTTCATCGGCCAGTTCCAGAAAAAATGGCTCAAGACCAATAAGTTCAAATATACCTTGGACGAGTATTTTGCCTTTATGGCAAAGCTGAAGAAAAAGCACAAGGTCAAGACCGGCATTGAAGTCTGCAACTTCCAGAATCAGGATGCGGTGCGGGACATCCTCAAGGACTACAAGTTTGACTATGTGATTGGCTCCGTGCATTTCCTGAATGGCTGGGCTTATGATTCGGCAGAAATCATGGCGCAGTGGGATAAGGAAGATTTGGCAGACGTCTATGAGGCGTATACGCAGGAAGTGGAAAAGTTGGCGGCTGCCGGACTCTACGATGTCCTGGGGCATCCGTATAATATCCGCCTGTTCCATTACATTCCGGAATTTGATGCCACGCCGTATCTGATTCGCGCAGTGGCAGCGCTCAAAAAAGCGAATATGGTGGTGGATGTCAATACGGGGACGTTCTATCGTTATCCGATTGCGGAGATTACGCCTTATTACAAGTTCATGCGTGTGGCTTCGCAGGAGGGCCTGCCCATTGTCATCACCTCGGATGCGCATAAGCCGGAGGACTGTGGCGCGTATCACGACGAAGCGGTGAACTATGCCCGCTCTTATGGCTATGAACAGACAATTCGGTTCACCCAGCGGCAGCGGGAAGTCGTGCCACTGGAATAAGTAGAAACAGCAGCCTTTCTTTCGGGGGAGGCTGCTGTGTTCATCGTAAATAATCAGATAATAAAATATTTTTACAAGATATTGACAAACTGATTGCACAGGAGTACAATGAAGATGTATCAGTAATTGAAGCTTATATGCAGAACTGAAAAGTATCTGAAAATTTTTCCATATTTTCATCAGAAAACCCTTAAGTATTTTCAGAAAATATCGATATACCTTGTAAGAAAAAACTGGAAGCAATGTACAGGGGATTGTACTTGCAGTGACAACTGACGAGAAAGCCGTGGATGGTTATTCCATCAAATGTCAGGAGAAGTCACGAGTTTTTGATACAAGGAGAGATATATCATGAAAGTACAAATTTGTTCGCAATGGATGGAAGAAGTTTTTATCCCTGTTCGCGTCAAACAGTTCACCAAGGCCGCAAAGCTCTTAGGTCATAGCGACTTCAAGGCTTATGCAGGTGGAAATGACATGGACGACCTGGTTCAGATGGGCCGCAAGTCCGTTGAACGGCAGGTAGTAGCTGAGTGGCTCGATGGCCGTGGTATTGCAGGTGTGGCTGACGGGGTCGCATGATGGAAATATGGAAAAAGGGCACTCCCCTCGTAAGGTGGGAAGTGCCCACTATTTTTTTGCCTTTAATTCAGCTTTTGTTTGGAAGGTGGCACGGGAATCGAGAGTGGCACCTCGATAACGGAGCTTGCGGCCTCGCGCATCTGCGCGGGGCTTTTTTGTGCCCAGATGGTCTGGACGGCAAGGCGCAGGGCGGCTTCGTCCAAGGTGGCTGCTTTCTGCGCCGCTACATGTTTATGGAGGATGGCCATAAAATCTGCCGGAAGGGGAACATCCCGCTGGGCCAGTAAAACCTGTAGCGTGGTGTCCACAAGATAAAGATGCAGGGTGGTATCTGCCAGGCTCTTTTCTGTGGGGAGCAGTTCTGGTTTTACGCCGCAGAGGGAGAAGGGGGCATCGCCCCAGCCTTCTTTGAAGATGCCGTCAATTTGATAGAGGAAGAACAGCAGGCCGTCCTGTTCGTAGAGAGCCAGTTCCATCTTGCCGGTGCGGAAGGCTTCGGCGGCAATGACATCATGGCGGGAGAGCTGCAGGATAAACATACAGCCGTTGGCGTCAATTTGGAAAAGGCCGCCGTCCTGTTGGTTTTTGATGGGCAGGGGGAATTTTTCCCCGACTT
The Selenomonas ruminantium AC2024 DNA segment above includes these coding regions:
- a CDS encoding Cof-type HAD-IIB family hydrolase; translation: MIKLIMSDMDGTLLDENGQLPKGFDDIIRQLREKGVLFAPCSGRQYYSLLETFKGYEDEFLFFAENGTMVRYHDREVCSSVMRRSLGMKALQATQTIPGVYEVFCGKKDAYVLSSQMNDTLADELHKYYTRTQVVDSFEEIDDEMIKASFYDEQGRAGERIYPYLKKFRGPFQVATSSDYWVDMMRFDINKGIAIQHVQKKLHISPMECAAFGDYMNDAEMMSSVYYSFAMDNAHPKIKELARFSTASNVEHGVLQGIQKLIDDGLCG
- a CDS encoding PHP domain-containing protein, coding for MRADYHMHFEKGSYDEEWVEGFFHQAELLGLEEIGISEHSHTFPEFESLYYDDLILDDSFIGQFQKKWLKTNKFKYTLDEYFAFMAKLKKKHKVKTGIEVCNFQNQDAVRDILKDYKFDYVIGSVHFLNGWAYDSAEIMAQWDKEDLADVYEAYTQEVEKLAAAGLYDVLGHPYNIRLFHYIPEFDATPYLIRAVAALKKANMVVDVNTGTFYRYPIAEITPYYKFMRVASQEGLPIVITSDAHKPEDCGAYHDEAVNYARSYGYEQTIRFTQRQREVVPLE